In Sesamum indicum cultivar Zhongzhi No. 13 linkage group LG8, S_indicum_v1.0, whole genome shotgun sequence, the sequence CTACtctagaaaattaaagaacgaaaaagctaaaaaatccaaaataatagtataaaaaatgcatttaatccaTATATATTGCACCCatttaattcttctttttttctaattattttagtagttgcatataactttttaaacaatttttattgttgttggtCAGGACTAAATAGATTTGGGGACGAGAGAtgtcttcatttttcttttatttacaattttagcAATTTCACTTCCTatgattttacaaaaagaGGGGTTTTGAAAGTAATTTCATTTGTcaaccaaattcaaatttaagtaTTTGAGGCTTAAAGCCATATTTAGTTTGTGAGATGTAATTGATGTATGATAAATTCATGcatgataaaattaagaatatgtTGTGACAggacaaatttattttttgtttacttggGTGAAAGTTGTCTGTCTAGTCTTTCGTCTTAGGTTGTGATTATGCCATTCACTCTTACATGCTCTGTACACTCTTCGCATGATCGCATCactcacaaaatcattgcaagTGCTGCATTTTTGCTTTTCTCCTTCTCCCTGGGGAACTCCCATCTTCGGACAAGGGAGAGTGATAGAAGATAGAGAAATATTATAGTCAAAGTTGtcagatttaattaattatgttcttgaattttttggatattattacatttttcaaagGCAAATTGGATTATTCTCGTTTACGTTTTAGAACAATTGGGCAAAGGAAAAATAATCTCACTCAACTGGATTGGACTGGGTTATTAGTTCCACCTATTCGGGTGGGATTACAATCAGCCCTTTATCGTTGAAAAAATCGGGtcactttttctttatccAGGTCTGgaccaaataaataaataaacggTTTATTTGGCCAGATCAAGTGCGACATTCTGGCCAATCAACTTGGGTAAAACTGGTctatagttattataattttccaagGATAGCATTGTGAAGAAGAGAGAAGTTGAGATTCATGATATTTTAATAGCTAACGTACTCAACTGTCAACTCCCCTGTTTGTACATACATGTGTGTGGATTTGAATCATAATAATGTAGTCCGAATTTGTCATTCAAATTACCTCTTGCAAGGAGCAGGACACCAGAGGTTTCTTTATCTTCTCCTTGTCCACTCACTTGCTACATTATCTGTTCGCGTGAGAACTGATGAACTTAACCGGTCCTCGCAACTCCACTCGCTCAAATGCTTACAAGGGCTAGAGGATGCTGCTGCTACTGGAAATAGTTGTAGTAAATGGGGCAGGtaagaagagaaaaggaaacCACAATGAGCAACAAGTTCAAACGtaaaaggagaacatttttgcATTTGTTACAGATTTCAGTACATACATTCTTAATTCAGTCTTAGGGAAAGGACGACGGAAAAGTCTCCATGAACATATTAACATTCAGACTCTTAACTCCCTCAAAATTTACACATCAACAAACTAAAGCAAGAtactgaaaaaattaaaaaaaaaaaatcatatcaaaGTTGCGTAAAGAAGTAAACTCCAATACAAGTGCAGATCGAGCAATGTAATAAGCAACTATGTCAAATGAGTTACAATTGCATTTGACACAGCTTTAACATTctgcaaaattcaaattaaggCGCATTGCACCGGACACTTTGACAGAAAGGTTGGATCATACTGAACATGATCATCACTGCTCATTCTCATTACAAGAAGTTTAAGATACAGATTGAAGTTGCAGCTATTGCAGACTGCTTCTAACATTGGTGAGGGAATTAAATACATCATACATTGCTTTGCTTGTAGAACTTGGTGTCAAGTACTTGCTTACCACACATTGCACATACTCCTGCATCACAAGAATATCTCAGCTCTCTGCAAGTGATGTTTTAATCGGATTAatacatcaaaaatacatgGAAAAAGACTACCTTTACTGTAAGCACATGTATGACAATATTTGGCATCTTGATGCACTTGCTGCTTACAGATAGTACACTTGGTTTGTCCATAAGGTGTCCATCTGTAAAGCAACCCATCTCTGGTTAAGTGAATGAGGAATAGGTACTCTATTAAAGTAGTCACTACTAAGAGGCATAGCAACAATCAAAGTTTATCAAGAGACTAGCATCTTTCTTCagataagaaaaaatcaaccAACGGAAACTACTTGAGAATCAATGTGAAAACACAGATGGAATGCACAGAAGTGTTGAGATTGGAAACCATTCTGTTGGCAAGAAGAATATGATGTGGAATTAGTAACTTGAGTGCGTCTAAAAATGATGTTCTTTTTTAGACAAAATGGGAAAGCATGAGTGGCACCATACAGACCCTTTATATGATTACCAAATACCAAGGTGATATGAATTGAAACTACAAGAAAGTTCCCCATGAAAAACATGTCTTTTTGTCAAATGAAGCAAAGCTCTTCCACATGAGCTACCACTACATTTCACCCACAAAATCATATCAAAAAGTCGAGccaatagaaaataaaatcctttatagTATTTGAACACTTTTCAACTTCATCAGGGCCGGCACATATTTTTGTAGCATGATAATGGATATCAATCAGAAGATATTTTGTGCAAAAAAGGATGATGaatcataaataaatgttACAGTACATGAATACTCATAAGACAGAGCTGTATCTAAGCAATACAAACAATGCAAAGACATACAATAATGCTACTCTGTATTAAACAAAAACTATAAGGTTACAAATGAATTCTTCAAGGTAAAACACATTGTTTACAAGATACCTCATAAAAATGCATCAACATTCAATAACAAACAAATTGGCCGATCATCAAAACCAAACCATAAACCAATAGCTCAAAAAAGGAGAACGACCATAGGAACAAGCAGGTAATTTCCGTTCATATGCATATTGACATATGAATGAAGGCATACTTATATATTGAAGCGAAAAGTAACCAGAGGAAGTGCGTAAAAAAAAGGAACCTGTGTTTCTTCGATAGAAGTTTATTCTCGTTGATTTTACGTCCACCACCTTCTGTGGTATTGCTGGCACCTTCTTTCCACTTGTCCGGCACTATCACCTTTGCAAGCTTCTTTTCACCTGCACAAACACGTGATATACACATACGTAAAAATCCCCAATTCAGCAAAACCCTAACGAAACAATTCATGACTATACACGGAACAAGACTAAAATCAGAGCAGAGGTGGCGGAAAAGAAGCTTACACTTTTCACAGACCATTGCGCACTGAGAAATTATCCGATTGACGGAAGAGGAAACTGAAAACGCCGGAAGAGTTTTTATACAGCCGGATTGCCAATGATGACCAACTTACTATTGGGAAATCGGGATGTGAGCAACGGCAGGAAGACGTTCAATTGACTATTACACCCTCTGCTGGCcaatttcttttgtcttttaaaataaaaaaagtgataaAGAGCATCCGACAGTTTGGCCGAGTGGTCTAAGGCGCCAGATTTAGGCTCTGGTCCGAAAGGGCGTGGGTTCAAATCCCACAGCTGTCatccttattttattattacagtttttggtgaattttagtaattgattaataattgagtcttttctgtatttattatttcaaaggACATTAaccaaactattttttttctcctcttcTACATAGTAaaatgttttttaatataagtaaatatcattataattttgttttgaagttGATACATTCCATGAGGCTTTATcccaatttcaaatttgatggTTTAAAACtctttatttgataataattgttGGATTTGAATCGATGTATTTGATCGTTTTTTGCTACTTTCCATagtcttccttttcttttctgtgcattattattttttattatctttctAATTCTAATtcattgattaattttttttaaaaaaatatattggtttatttgataattttttaatatatttactgtACCAAAAATCAGATAAATTTTTCTCAGGTGTGAATCctacaaaataaatcaataacatGACTATACTGGGATAACTTCAATTATAgccttcaaaatttaaattaggcAGGTCAGAACATAAATATAAGTGAAGGTCATAAGAATGTTtagagttcaaaagttaaataacctatttataagatattctCAATTATACGATTCCAcatgaactatatatattaaaatgattgAATGATTATGAtgattctatatataataagatttaGAATGTACCATAATCGAATTGTATAAatcttgaattaataaaat encodes:
- the LOC105167969 gene encoding cysteine-rich PDZ-binding protein — protein: MVCEKCEKKLAKVIVPDKWKEGASNTTEGGGRKINENKLLSKKHRWTPYGQTKCTICKQQVHQDAKYCHTCAYSKGVCAMCGKQVLDTKFYKQSNV